The Delphinus delphis chromosome 2, mDelDel1.2, whole genome shotgun sequence genome contains a region encoding:
- the BMI1 gene encoding polycomb complex protein BMI-1, translating into MHRTTRIKITELNPHLMCVLCGGYFIDATTIIECLHSFCKTCIVRYLETSKYCPICDVQVHKTRPLLNIRSDKTLQDIVYKLVPGLFKNEMKRRRDFYAAHPSADAANGSNEDRGEVADEDKRIITDDEIISLSIEFFDQNRLDRKVNKDKEKSKEEVNDKRYLRCPAAMTVMHLRKFLRSKMDIPNTFQIDVMYEEEPLKDYYTLMDIAYIYTWRRNGPLPLKYRVRPTCKRMKISHQRDGLTNAGELESDSGSDKANSPAGGIPSTSSCLPSPGTPVQSPHPQFPHISSTMNGTSSSPSGNHQSSFANRPRKSSVNGSSATSSG; encoded by the exons ATGCATCGAACAACCAGAATCAAGATCACTGAGCTAAATCCCCACCTAATGTGTGTGCTTTGTGGAGGGTACTTCATTGATGCCACAACCATAATAGAATGTCTACATTCCT tcTGTAAAACGTGTATTGTGCGTTACCTGGAGACCAGCAAGTATTGTCCTATCTGTGATGTCCAAGTTCACAAGACCAGGCCACTACTGAATATAAG gtcaGATAAAACTCTTCAAGATATTGTATACAAATTAGTTCCAGGGCTTTTCAAAA aTGAAATGAAGAGAAGAAGGGATTTTTATGCAGCTCATCCTTCAGCTGATG cTGCCAATGGCTCTAATGAAGATAGAGGAGAAGTTGCAGATGAAGATAAGAGAATTATAACTGATGATGAAATAATAAGTTTATCCATTGAATTCTTTGACCAGAACAG ATTGGATCGGAAAGTAAATAAAGACAAGGAGAAATCTAAGGAGGAG GTGAATGATAAAAGGTATTTACGATGCCCAGCAGCAATGACTGTGATGCACCTAAGAAAGTTTCTCAGAAGTAAAATGGACATACCTAATACTTTCCAG ATTGATGTCATGTATGAAGAGGAACCTTTAAAGGATTACTATACACTAATGGACATTGCCTACATTTATACCTGGAGAAGG AATGGTCCGCTTCCTTTGAAATACAGAGTTCGacctacttgtaaaagaatgaagatcAGTCATCAGAGAGATGGACTGACAAACGCTGGAGAACTGGAAAGTGACTCTGGGAGTGACAAGGCCAACAGCCCAGCAGGAGGTATTCCCTCCACCTCTTCTTGTTTGCCCAGCCCCGGCACTCCAGTCCAGTCTCctcatcctcagtttcctcacatttCCAGCACTATGAATGGAACCAGCAGCAGCCCCAGCGGTAACCACCAATCTTCTTTTGCCAATAGACCTCGAAAATCGTCAGTAAATGGGTCGTCAGCAACTTCATCTGGTTGA